A section of the Sedimentisphaera cyanobacteriorum genome encodes:
- a CDS encoding type IV pilus twitching motility protein PilT, giving the protein MATIQIDRLLDACIRMGGSDIHIVVGRPPTLRISGSLKSLDTKVLDSEDTTALMKSITPEKNQQQLQEDGSCDFGFAFGDYGRFRVAVFRQKSNISMVLRLIPSKFLSFDQIGLPGPTASLCRRPRGLFLVTGPTGSGKTTTLASMINYINENLDTHIITVEEPIEYYHNHKRAVINQREVGLDVPTFAEALKRSLRQDPDVILVGELRDLDTIEAAISAAETGHLVFGTLHTTGCQGTVNRIIDAFPTNQQEMIRVQLSTNLIAVLSQTLCPVKNAKGRVAAYEFMLVTPAISNLIRENKTYRIESTIQTCRNLGMRLLDDHLWELYQKGQISLMELVDKSRNPAEMLKKARENFPKDPDHAKMGPIIGEMQTLGQA; this is encoded by the coding sequence ATGGCAACTATACAAATTGACAGGTTACTTGATGCTTGTATCAGAATGGGGGGCTCAGATATACATATTGTCGTAGGCCGCCCGCCGACACTTCGTATCAGCGGATCGCTCAAATCACTGGATACAAAAGTGCTGGATTCTGAGGACACTACAGCCCTTATGAAAAGTATTACGCCGGAGAAAAATCAGCAGCAGCTTCAGGAAGACGGAAGCTGCGATTTTGGTTTCGCTTTCGGCGATTACGGTCGTTTCCGTGTGGCGGTTTTCAGGCAGAAGAGCAATATTTCGATGGTTCTTCGTCTGATTCCCTCAAAGTTTTTATCATTTGATCAGATTGGCCTCCCCGGCCCAACTGCCAGCCTTTGCAGACGCCCGAGAGGCCTGTTCCTCGTTACCGGCCCAACTGGTTCGGGTAAAACGACAACGCTTGCAAGTATGATTAACTATATCAACGAAAATCTTGATACACATATCATTACTGTGGAAGAGCCGATTGAGTATTATCATAACCACAAAAGGGCGGTTATAAACCAGCGTGAGGTAGGGCTTGATGTGCCCACTTTTGCTGAGGCACTGAAGAGATCTCTGCGTCAGGACCCCGATGTTATTCTCGTAGGTGAGCTTCGCGATCTCGATACAATCGAGGCTGCTATAAGTGCCGCAGAGACTGGACACTTGGTATTTGGAACGCTTCACACCACCGGCTGTCAGGGAACTGTAAACAGGATTATTGATGCCTTCCCTACCAATCAGCAGGAAATGATCAGGGTGCAGCTCAGTACCAACCTTATTGCCGTGCTTTCTCAAACGCTTTGTCCGGTTAAGAATGCAAAAGGCAGGGTAGCGGCATACGAGTTTATGCTTGTTACTCCAGCTATTTCAAACCTTATCAGGGAAAATAAGACCTATAGGATTGAATCAACCATACAGACATGCCGCAATCTGGGTATGAGGCTTCTTGACGACCACTTATGGGAGCTTTATCAGAAGGGGCAGATTTCCCTTATGGAGCTGGTTGACAAATCCAGAAACCCCGCAGAGATGCTCAAGAAGGCAAGGGAAAACTTCCCCAAAGACCCCGACCACGCAAAAATGGGGCCGATCATTGGAGAAATGCAGACTCTCGGCCAGGCCTGA
- a CDS encoding DUF6941 family protein — translation MSEVPPVMLSAITCDRVIFDRISGMPSIINIVQVVNSVNFPLRHSELVFFCELTNGHGQTEVEIVLVDLEEDDKVLFNQKKTVEFRDVRHILTLALKMQGVVFPEPGEYRFQIYANGTMLGERRIVCRKVEKPPQKDADGGVSF, via the coding sequence ATGTCAGAAGTACCTCCAGTTATGCTTTCGGCGATTACCTGCGACAGGGTGATTTTTGACCGAATATCCGGTATGCCGAGTATTATAAATATCGTGCAGGTAGTAAATTCTGTAAATTTCCCATTGCGTCATTCCGAGCTGGTGTTTTTCTGCGAACTTACTAACGGCCACGGACAGACGGAAGTAGAGATAGTTCTTGTTGACTTGGAAGAAGACGACAAAGTCCTGTTTAATCAGAAAAAAACTGTCGAATTTCGAGATGTAAGACACATTCTCACCCTTGCCCTGAAAATGCAGGGTGTTGTTTTCCCTGAACCCGGGGAATACCGCTTCCAGATTTACGCTAACGGAACGATGCTTGGCGAAAGAAGGATTGTATGCCGTAAGGTTGAAAAGCCCCCGCAGAAAGACGCTGACGGCGGCGTGAGTTTTTAA
- a CDS encoding GspE/PulE family protein — protein MAKKKRIGEILYGRNLVDKLPLAKAVKTAQKTDRLTGEVLVEMGAVTEDDVASALAKQAGMKYADFDQIRLPENVETYLPKDIVKSLQAIPFGEENGKMKIIISDPRNLEALDTLRFKFNKDLECYVGSPTRIREYINKATDVIRDSIDKATEDLFEEGETIESTIKIAGNAEQADDDGPVIKLANLIIDEAVNMGASDIHIESMASRVRIRYRIDGVCIERSDVPKNMQNPLIARFKILSNMDIAERRIPQDGRIKREYKGTQIDFRVSCLPGYHGPSIVLRILRPDNVNIGIQALGFDDELYGRFEKIIKRPNGIFLVTGPTGSGKTTTLYSALKELNRPDKKIITAEDPVEYMVGGINQCQVNTEIKLDFSTILRSMLRQSPNVILVGEIRDGEVADIAIQAALTGHLVFSTLHTNDASSAVARLIDMGVKPFLVASSIQAIMAQRLVRRICSECKEVDHEPDSRYLRALNIQNEDFKEKPIYKGKGCSRCNGTGYKGRMAIFEMLEMNTELRELAFACAPTQELRKAALSSGMRPLVEDGIKKIFSGYTTPEEVARVAQSDEIVIE, from the coding sequence ATGGCTAAGAAAAAAAGAATTGGAGAAATTCTTTACGGTAGGAATCTCGTTGATAAGCTGCCTCTGGCAAAAGCAGTAAAAACTGCTCAAAAGACAGACCGGCTTACAGGCGAGGTTCTTGTAGAAATGGGCGCGGTAACCGAGGATGATGTGGCTTCGGCTCTTGCCAAGCAGGCAGGAATGAAATACGCCGATTTCGATCAGATCAGGCTCCCTGAAAACGTAGAGACTTATCTCCCCAAGGACATCGTAAAATCCCTACAGGCAATCCCGTTCGGCGAAGAGAACGGAAAAATGAAAATAATCATCTCAGACCCTCGAAATCTCGAGGCTCTCGACACGCTCCGCTTCAAATTCAACAAAGACCTCGAATGTTATGTAGGCAGTCCAACTCGAATTCGGGAATACATCAATAAGGCTACAGATGTAATACGAGACAGCATCGATAAGGCTACTGAAGACCTCTTCGAAGAGGGCGAGACAATTGAAAGCACAATCAAGATTGCAGGCAATGCCGAGCAGGCCGATGATGACGGGCCTGTAATCAAGCTTGCTAATCTGATTATTGATGAAGCGGTTAATATGGGGGCTTCGGATATTCATATTGAATCAATGGCCTCAAGGGTGCGTATTCGCTACAGAATCGACGGCGTGTGCATAGAGCGAAGCGATGTGCCCAAGAATATGCAGAATCCGCTGATTGCCCGTTTCAAGATTCTTTCCAATATGGATATTGCGGAAAGAAGGATTCCTCAGGACGGCCGTATTAAGAGGGAGTACAAAGGAACGCAGATCGATTTTCGTGTATCCTGCCTTCCCGGGTATCACGGCCCGAGCATTGTTCTTCGTATTCTGCGTCCGGATAATGTTAATATCGGTATTCAGGCACTCGGGTTTGATGACGAGCTTTACGGCAGATTTGAAAAAATTATCAAGAGGCCGAACGGTATTTTCCTTGTTACCGGCCCAACGGGTTCTGGTAAAACAACTACGCTCTACTCAGCTCTGAAAGAGCTTAACCGTCCGGATAAGAAGATTATTACCGCTGAAGACCCTGTTGAGTATATGGTAGGCGGAATAAATCAGTGTCAGGTTAATACGGAAATCAAACTTGATTTTTCCACTATCCTGCGTTCTATGCTGAGGCAGTCGCCGAATGTTATTCTTGTTGGTGAGATTCGAGACGGCGAGGTGGCTGATATCGCCATTCAGGCAGCTCTCACAGGACACTTGGTATTCAGTACACTCCATACAAACGATGCCTCAAGTGCTGTAGCTCGTTTGATTGACATGGGCGTTAAGCCTTTCCTCGTGGCAAGTTCGATACAGGCCATTATGGCTCAGAGGCTTGTAAGAAGGATTTGCTCTGAATGCAAGGAGGTTGACCATGAACCCGATTCAAGATACCTTCGTGCATTGAACATTCAAAATGAAGACTTCAAAGAAAAACCAATATACAAAGGAAAAGGCTGCAGCAGGTGCAACGGCACAGGCTATAAGGGGCGTATGGCTATTTTCGAAATGCTCGAAATGAATACAGAATTGAGAGAGCTTGCGTTTGCCTGCGCTCCTACTCAGGAGCTTCGAAAAGCTGCCCTTTCAAGCGGGATGAGGCCTCTGGTTGAAGACGGGATTAAGAAGATCTTCTCAGGCTACACAACGCCCGAAGAGGTGGCCAGAGTTGCGCAGAGCGACGAGATTGTTATCGAATAA
- a CDS encoding type II secretion system F family protein, producing the protein MPVFEYIALDANGKEFKAEIEALNSKEAGSKIRNQGNYPTKIKAKGGGKKVKVDTSRRRGRFGVNKRVGTKDVTQFARQLSTLQDAGLSVLRSLQILEEQQKKGKPLKKIISAMSEDIEGGLSLSESMAKYNKCFDTLFVNMIAAGELGGVLDVILNRVADFYESAEKLKSRVKSALTYPTVVLAIAILILLGLMKFIVPQFAEVLVDMTDGKAELPGITLALMDLSDWISNQYGWVYVIAFPIAFKIFLKFIRKFRFGRLVLDKIKLRLPVVGVLSYKICVARWTRTLGTLISAGVPILDAINITRDTADNEIYAGVLDKVHVAIRQGDTFANPLRKTKSVDPLVVNMIDVGEETGDLDKMLYKVADNFDEDVDVLVGSLMSLIEPLMIVGLGLIVGTIVLAMFLPIVTIITALMG; encoded by the coding sequence ATGCCAGTTTTTGAATATATAGCCTTAGATGCCAACGGCAAGGAATTCAAGGCCGAAATTGAAGCCCTTAACAGCAAGGAGGCCGGAAGCAAGATACGCAATCAGGGCAATTATCCAACAAAGATAAAGGCCAAAGGCGGTGGGAAAAAGGTTAAAGTGGATACAAGCCGGCGAAGAGGCCGGTTTGGTGTGAATAAAAGGGTCGGTACAAAAGACGTTACCCAGTTCGCAAGGCAGCTCAGTACGCTTCAGGATGCAGGACTTTCGGTTTTGCGCTCTCTCCAGATTCTCGAGGAGCAGCAGAAAAAGGGCAAGCCGCTCAAGAAGATTATTTCTGCTATGTCTGAGGATATTGAAGGCGGTTTGAGCCTTTCAGAGTCTATGGCGAAGTACAACAAATGTTTCGACACCCTTTTCGTTAATATGATTGCTGCCGGCGAGCTCGGCGGTGTTCTCGATGTTATTCTCAATCGTGTTGCAGATTTCTACGAATCTGCTGAAAAGCTCAAATCAAGGGTAAAAAGTGCTCTTACCTACCCTACTGTAGTTCTTGCGATAGCTATTTTAATTCTTTTGGGTTTGATGAAATTTATCGTGCCTCAGTTTGCTGAGGTGCTTGTAGATATGACCGACGGAAAGGCAGAGCTGCCCGGAATTACGCTCGCCCTTATGGACTTGAGCGACTGGATCTCAAACCAGTACGGCTGGGTCTATGTGATAGCTTTTCCGATAGCCTTCAAGATTTTTCTTAAATTTATACGCAAATTCCGTTTCGGAAGGCTCGTTCTTGATAAGATTAAGCTCAGGCTGCCTGTCGTAGGTGTTCTTTCATACAAAATCTGTGTTGCCCGCTGGACAAGAACGCTCGGTACGCTTATCAGCGCAGGTGTTCCTATTCTCGACGCAATCAATATCACGAGAGACACAGCTGACAATGAGATTTATGCCGGCGTGCTCGATAAGGTGCATGTGGCTATCAGGCAGGGTGATACATTCGCAAATCCGCTAAGGAAAACAAAATCCGTTGACCCGCTCGTTGTCAATATGATTGATGTGGGCGAGGAAACAGGTGATCTCGATAAAATGCTCTACAAAGTTGCAGACAACTTCGATGAAGATGTGGATGTACTTGTAGGTTCTCTGATGTCTCTTATTGAGCCTTTGATGATTGTCGGACTCGGCCTTATCGTAGGAACGATTGTTCTTGCTATGTTCCTGCCGATTGTAACTATCATTACAGCTCTTATGGGATGA
- the accB gene encoding acetyl-CoA carboxylase biotin carboxyl carrier protein encodes MSEKINRDDVKVVRELVKMMKTNELVEIKVKDEEKTIHLRRPEPQSERIVQQMPPQFVNTAPQQPQSAQPQAPAQQEQANLGSSQQDDAGMDAVSSPIVGTFYTAASPDAEPFVKVGDRVTPETVVCIVEAMKVMNEIKAETSGVIEKVLVSNGESVEYGQELFKVKPD; translated from the coding sequence ATGTCAGAGAAAATTAACAGAGACGATGTAAAGGTCGTTAGGGAGCTCGTGAAAATGATGAAAACAAACGAGCTTGTAGAGATAAAAGTAAAAGACGAAGAAAAAACAATTCATTTGCGCAGGCCGGAACCGCAGTCTGAAAGGATTGTGCAGCAAATGCCGCCTCAGTTTGTGAATACTGCCCCGCAGCAGCCCCAGTCTGCCCAGCCTCAGGCACCTGCCCAGCAGGAGCAGGCAAATCTCGGAAGCTCTCAGCAGGACGATGCCGGTATGGATGCTGTTTCCAGCCCGATTGTGGGAACTTTCTACACAGCGGCGAGTCCGGATGCCGAACCATTTGTTAAGGTTGGCGACAGGGTAACCCCCGAAACTGTGGTTTGCATCGTTGAGGCGATGAAAGTGATGAATGAAATCAAGGCGGAAACCTCCGGGGTTATAGAAAAGGTTCTTGTATCCAACGGCGAATCAGTTGAGTACGGACAGGAGCTGTTTAAGGTTAAACCCGACTAA
- a CDS encoding HU family DNA-binding protein, protein MNTVTKKELIDRIAEKTGEKRVAVKVVVQTFLDEIVEELEQGNRLEFRDFGVFETKNRAHRVAQNPKTLEKVQVPSKRTVKFKPGRMMKNKVSGD, encoded by the coding sequence ATGAATACCGTCACCAAAAAAGAGTTGATTGACAGAATAGCAGAAAAGACTGGCGAAAAAAGAGTTGCGGTCAAGGTTGTAGTGCAGACATTCCTTGATGAAATTGTGGAAGAGCTCGAACAGGGCAACAGGCTCGAGTTTCGTGATTTCGGTGTGTTTGAAACTAAAAACAGGGCTCATAGAGTAGCTCAGAATCCTAAAACTCTTGAGAAAGTTCAGGTGCCTTCGAAAAGGACTGTTAAATTTAAGCCGGGAAGAATGATGAAAAACAAGGTTTCCGGCGATTAG
- the rfaD gene encoding ADP-glyceromanno-heptose 6-epimerase codes for MIAVTGAAGFIGSCLIAELNRRGVEDILAIDELGCDEKWKNLRQLKIKDYIEKDDFLSLILDDDISLRKNISAVLHMGACSSTTETNCSYLINNNFKYSKILCKWAIENAVRFVYASSAATYGSGASGFSDEHSLLNSLEPLNMYGYSKHLFDKWALAGGALNFIAGFKYFNVFGPNEYHKGSMRSFVLKAYEQIRDTGKVRLFKSESPDYGHGEQLRDFVYVKDVTAMTLFALERRNVNGIFNAGTGEAKSWNRLAKAVFSAMNKEPEIEYIDMPDHLKGKYQYYTKADMRKLRNAGYNNDTAEFEEAVRDCVQNYLQKGNYYHS; via the coding sequence ATGATAGCAGTAACAGGCGCCGCAGGATTTATAGGTTCCTGCCTTATAGCAGAGCTCAACAGACGGGGCGTTGAGGACATTTTAGCTATAGATGAATTGGGCTGTGATGAAAAATGGAAAAATCTCAGGCAACTCAAAATAAAAGATTATATAGAAAAGGACGATTTCTTAAGTCTTATTCTTGATGATGATATTTCTTTACGGAAAAACATATCGGCTGTTTTGCATATGGGTGCTTGTTCCAGCACAACAGAAACCAACTGCTCCTATTTGATAAATAACAATTTCAAATACAGCAAAATTCTTTGCAAATGGGCGATAGAAAATGCTGTCCGTTTTGTATATGCCTCCAGCGCTGCCACTTACGGCAGCGGGGCAAGCGGTTTCAGCGATGAACACAGCCTGCTGAATTCCCTTGAGCCGCTGAATATGTACGGCTATTCTAAACACCTATTTGATAAGTGGGCTCTTGCCGGAGGAGCACTGAACTTTATAGCAGGATTTAAATACTTTAATGTATTCGGCCCAAACGAATACCATAAGGGCTCTATGAGAAGCTTTGTTTTGAAGGCCTATGAGCAGATAAGGGATACCGGCAAGGTTCGGCTTTTCAAAAGCGAAAGCCCCGATTACGGCCACGGCGAGCAGCTTAGAGACTTCGTTTACGTAAAAGACGTAACTGCTATGACACTTTTCGCACTGGAACGCAGGAACGTAAACGGGATATTCAATGCAGGCACTGGGGAGGCAAAGAGCTGGAACAGGCTAGCCAAGGCGGTGTTTTCCGCAATGAACAAAGAGCCAGAAATTGAATACATTGATATGCCGGATCATCTAAAAGGCAAATATCAGTATTATACTAAGGCTGATATGAGAAAACTCAGAAATGCCGGCTACAATAATGATACTGCCGAATTTGAAGAGGCTGTAAGAGACTGCGTACAAAATTACCTTCAGAAAGGGAACTATTATCACAGCTAA
- a CDS encoding GspE/PulE family protein → MAKEVPLDQLRGRYLGRVLIKKGILTRNVLHECIKLQKSEMAGQKLGQILISQGHITQQQLNVALAAQRGMEYSEIEGMELSDEVASTIPAQMAASYRIVPVDFSKSDNLLTIAIDDPNNFRATDELKSLMGYNVKAVVTSKNSLDQVLDRYYSKDKGNINEIIGEIEKDSFLTSMEGRDESIDLDEISELAESSSVKKLLNLVLIQAINDKASDIHFEPFEESYRMRYRIDGVLYEMVPPPKHIAVALSSRVKVMADLDISERRLPQDGRISLTLNNRQVDMRVSILPTVFGESVVLRVLDRSQIELTMSELGLGPREVDLMEQVIGRPNGIVIVTGPTGSGKTTTLYAGLKELNSIERKVITTEDPVEYDVEGLHQVQIRTDIGLTFPACLRSILRQDPDVIMVGEIRDFQTAQISAEAALTGHLVLTTVHTNDAPSAVARLLDLGLEKFLVTATVEAIVAQRLVRRVCQNCKREYQPAEEELMELGLTPSDVKGKKFYRGRGCDVCNNTGYKGRLGIFEIMAFNDEIRDLIMNDASTAVLRNSARKGGMVLLRESGLRAIYDGLTTIEEVVKETIADEE, encoded by the coding sequence ATGGCTAAAGAAGTCCCATTAGATCAACTCAGGGGTAGATACCTTGGAAGGGTCCTTATAAAGAAGGGCATCCTTACGAGGAATGTTCTGCATGAATGCATCAAGCTGCAGAAGTCCGAGATGGCGGGGCAAAAGCTTGGGCAGATCCTGATATCCCAGGGGCACATTACCCAGCAGCAGCTGAACGTAGCATTGGCCGCGCAGAGGGGAATGGAATACAGCGAGATTGAAGGGATGGAGCTCAGCGACGAGGTGGCCAGCACTATTCCGGCACAAATGGCAGCCTCCTACAGGATTGTTCCTGTTGATTTCAGCAAGTCAGATAACCTTCTCACCATAGCAATAGACGACCCGAACAATTTCAGGGCTACAGATGAGCTCAAGAGTTTGATGGGCTATAATGTCAAGGCTGTGGTTACATCTAAAAATTCCCTTGATCAGGTGCTGGACAGGTACTACTCAAAAGACAAGGGCAACATAAACGAAATTATCGGAGAGATCGAGAAGGATTCCTTCCTTACAAGTATGGAAGGCCGCGATGAGAGTATCGACCTCGACGAGATCTCCGAGCTTGCCGAATCCAGCTCTGTTAAGAAGCTGCTGAATCTTGTTTTGATTCAGGCGATAAACGACAAGGCCTCCGATATACACTTCGAGCCTTTTGAAGAGAGCTACCGCATGCGCTACCGTATTGACGGGGTGCTCTACGAGATGGTTCCTCCGCCTAAGCATATTGCTGTAGCTCTCAGTTCGAGGGTTAAGGTAATGGCGGATCTGGATATTTCCGAAAGGCGTCTCCCTCAGGACGGCCGTATCTCGCTTACTCTCAACAACCGACAGGTGGATATGCGTGTGAGCATACTGCCCACGGTATTCGGCGAGAGCGTAGTGCTTCGTGTTTTAGACCGCTCCCAGATTGAGCTTACAATGAGTGAGCTCGGCCTCGGGCCTAGGGAGGTTGATCTTATGGAGCAGGTTATCGGAAGGCCGAACGGGATTGTCATCGTTACCGGCCCAACCGGCTCAGGAAAAACAACCACACTCTATGCAGGCCTCAAAGAGCTCAACAGCATTGAAAGAAAGGTAATCACAACTGAGGATCCGGTAGAGTACGATGTTGAAGGCCTTCATCAGGTTCAGATAAGAACGGATATCGGCCTCACGTTCCCTGCCTGTTTGAGATCAATCTTAAGGCAGGACCCAGACGTGATAATGGTTGGTGAGATTCGAGATTTTCAGACAGCCCAGATCTCTGCTGAAGCTGCCCTAACAGGACACCTCGTTTTAACTACGGTTCACACCAACGACGCACCGAGTGCTGTGGCTCGTCTGTTGGACCTCGGCCTCGAGAAATTCCTCGTTACTGCAACTGTAGAGGCTATCGTTGCACAGCGTCTTGTAAGGCGTGTATGCCAGAACTGCAAAAGGGAGTATCAGCCGGCCGAAGAAGAGCTTATGGAACTCGGCCTAACCCCCTCCGATGTGAAGGGTAAAAAGTTTTACAGGGGCAGAGGCTGCGATGTTTGCAACAACACAGGTTACAAAGGCAGACTCGGCATTTTTGAAATTATGGCCTTCAACGATGAAATTCGTGATTTGATAATGAATGACGCCTCAACTGCCGTTCTCAGGAACTCTGCAAGAAAAGGCGGTATGGTATTACTTAGAGAAAGCGGGCTCAGGGCAATCTATGATGGGCTTACGACCATTGAAGAAGTTGTCAAGGAGACCATTGCTGATGAAGAGTAA
- a CDS encoding competence/damage-inducible protein A, whose product MKKAAIISVGNELINGSCYDSNSEWLKEKLIDLNFELSLSMKLPDEHWALAEALDYASRFSDICIITGGLGPTKDDITRDALSVWTGRPLVYKDSLFAHIESYFQKRRRRMSEINSVQAYIPEGSQPLLNNNGTAPGIKISSGSFAVYSLPGVPSEMKAMFEQHIAPEISGQAFADRRVLKVFGLGESSVAELLGDMMDRGANPEINCTVKEYVITLSFLARAGSKEAEDLLSNSVDKAKSLLGEYVYADEDISLPEAAVRRLLDAGKTVTTAESCTGGLIAKLLTDVPGSSGCFQIGWVSYSNEAKSERLGVCPDTLKQYGAVSEQTVREMAENALKISAADFSVSVSGVAGPSGGTEQKPVGTVYICVASKEKCVVRKLFYPGGRKGCRLRAALTGIDVLRREFL is encoded by the coding sequence ATGAAAAAAGCGGCGATAATATCTGTAGGAAACGAACTCATTAACGGCAGCTGTTATGACAGCAATTCCGAATGGCTTAAGGAAAAGCTGATAGACTTAAATTTTGAGCTTTCGCTTTCAATGAAGCTCCCGGATGAACATTGGGCTCTGGCGGAGGCCTTAGATTATGCCTCAAGGTTTTCTGATATCTGCATAATAACCGGGGGCCTAGGCCCAACCAAAGATGATATTACTCGTGATGCTCTATCTGTTTGGACTGGAAGACCGCTTGTTTACAAAGACAGCCTTTTTGCTCATATCGAAAGTTATTTTCAAAAGCGACGCCGCAGGATGAGCGAGATAAACTCAGTGCAGGCATACATCCCTGAGGGCAGTCAGCCTCTTTTGAATAATAACGGAACGGCCCCGGGCATAAAGATTTCTTCCGGTTCATTCGCTGTCTATTCGCTCCCGGGCGTACCCTCTGAGATGAAGGCGATGTTTGAGCAGCATATAGCCCCTGAGATTTCAGGCCAAGCCTTTGCTGATAGAAGAGTTCTCAAAGTTTTTGGCCTTGGAGAATCGAGCGTAGCCGAGCTGCTGGGCGATATGATGGACAGAGGCGCAAACCCAGAGATCAACTGTACGGTAAAAGAATACGTTATAACTCTTTCGTTTCTTGCAAGGGCAGGATCGAAGGAAGCCGAAGATTTGCTTAGTAACTCAGTGGATAAGGCGAAATCTCTTCTGGGCGAATACGTGTATGCAGATGAGGATATAAGTCTTCCGGAAGCCGCAGTTCGAAGGCTGCTGGATGCCGGCAAAACTGTAACCACAGCTGAGTCCTGCACGGGCGGGCTGATTGCCAAACTGCTCACCGATGTTCCCGGTTCCAGCGGCTGTTTCCAAATCGGCTGGGTTAGCTATTCAAATGAGGCAAAATCCGAAAGGCTCGGTGTATGCCCGGACACTCTAAAGCAGTACGGGGCAGTGAGCGAGCAGACAGTACGTGAGATGGCCGAAAATGCACTGAAAATCTCTGCGGCAGATTTTTCTGTCTCTGTTTCCGGGGTTGCCGGCCCTTCTGGCGGGACTGAACAAAAACCGGTCGGGACGGTATATATCTGCGTTGCTTCTAAAGAAAAATGTGTTGTCCGGAAGCTGTTCTACCCGGGAGGAAGGAAAGGATGCAGGCTTAGAGCAGCGCTTACTGGTATTGACGTACTCCGCAGAGAATTTTTATAG